The Streptomyces sp. NBC_00659 genomic interval GCGGCGTTCGCCGACCACGGCGCTCTGCCCGCCCGCCGGCCAGCCGCCGATGTCTACGCCGGCGCGGCAGCCCATTTCGAGGCGCTGGAGCGTGTCGGCGTCGACTTCACGGATGTCACCGACACCCTCGAACGCGAAGGGCTCGCCAAGTTCGAGCACAGTTGGACCGAACTCACCATCTCGGTGGACCGAGAAATGCGCGCCGCCGCCACCAGCGACGAGTCGGGAACCTTCCGAGGGTCCCCGAAGAAATCCTCGGGCGTCGCCGACCTTCTGGCGATCTACCTCAACGACCACCTCTCCGGCGCGACCGCCGGCCTGGAACTCTTCCGGCGGGCCGCACAGACTCAGCAATACCGGGAACAGGGCACCATGTTGGCCGAATTGGCCCATGAGGTCGAGCAGGACCGTGATTCGCTGACGCAGATCATGGCCGACCTCGCGGTGCCGACCGCCTACACGAAAGTCGCCCTCGGCTGGCTGGCCGAAAAGGCGGGCCGCGCCAAGCCCAACGGCCATCTCTTTTCCCGCTCCCCCCTCAGCGACGTCCTGAAACTGGAATCCATGCTGCTGAGTGTCCAGGGCAAGGCGGCCTGCTGGCGCAGCTTGCGAGCCCTGGCGGAGACCGACGGGCGGCTCTTCCCTGAACACCTGGACGTACTGCTGGAGCGCGCCGACCGTCAGTCCGTCGTACTGGAGCGGCTGCGTCTCGCTGCTGTCGCCTCCGCCTTCCGCTGTACCCAGCCCTCCGAGTGACGGTTGCGGTCCCTCCCGGCTCCCATGTCTCCGGGACAGGAAGGAACGCCCTACCCGTGTGCCCGTTATGCATCAATTGCGCATATGGGGTACTCGGTGGGGCGCGACTCCCGGCTTTGGCCATCGCCACCCGGGCGGAGGTTCGCGCTGGATGCGGGACCGTGCTCGGTCCGAGGCGGCGCAGTGACTGAGGAGGATACGTGAAGGCGTTGGCGTGGCACGGCAAGAGGGACGTACGAGTGGACACGGTCCCCGATCCCGAGATCCAGGATCCGACCGACGTGATCATCAAGGTGACGACGAGCGGGCTGTGCGGGTCCGATCTGCACCTGTACGAAGTCCTGGGACCGTTCCTCGACGCCGGCGACATCCTGGGTCACGAACCGATGGGGATCGTCGAAGAGGCCGGCTCCGAGGTGGTGAACGTACGCGAGGGTGACCGGGTAGTGGTCCCGTTCAACATCTCCTGCGGTACGTGCTTCATGTGCAAGCAGGGCCTGCACTCGCAGTGCGAGACCACCCAGGTCCACACGCAGGGAAGCGGCGCATCCCTGTTCGGGTACACCAAGCTCTACGGCCAGGTCCCCGGTGGGCAGGCCGAGTACCTGCGCGTACCGTTCGGCAACACCCTGCCCATCGCCGTCCCTCCGGGACCTCCGGACGACCGGTTCGTGTATCTGTCCGATGTCCTGCCGACCGCGTGGCAGGCCGTCGACTACGCGGCCGTCCCTCCCGGTGGCAGCGTCGCGGTGCTGGGCCTGGGACCGATCGGGGACATGTGCACCCGCATCGCCGCCCATCGCGGAGCCGGGACGGTCATCGGGATCGACCTGGTACCCGAGCGGCTGGATCGGGTGAAGGCGCGCGGAGCGCACACCCTGAACCTTGAGGAACACGGAGACGGCATCGTGGAAGCCGTCCGTGACCTCACCGCCGGACGCGGCCCCGACGCTGTCATCGACGCCGTCGGAATGGAGGCCCATGGCGCCGCGGTCACCCAGGCCGCCCAGCAGATGACCACTCTGTTGCCCAGCAGGCTGGCTGCCAAGTTGATGCAACGCGTGGGGGTGGACCGCCTGTCCGCCTTGTACCTGGCCATCGAGCTCGTCCGCCGGGGCGGCACGATCTCCCTGTCCGGTGTCTACGGAGGGATGGCCGACCCCCTGCCTCTGCTGACCATGTTCGACAAGCAGATCCAGCTACGGATGGGCCAGGCCAACGTCTGGCGCTGGGTGGACGACCTCCTGCCCCTGCTCACCGACGCCGACTTGCTCGGTGTCGAATCCTTCGCGACCCATCGCCTGCCGCTGGAGCAGGCGCCTGACGCCTACGAGATGTTCCAGAAGAAGCAGGACGGCGCGGTGAAGATCCTCTTCAACCCCTGACAGGCTGCCCCGAGTTCATGTCCGGCAGCGGGCAACGACCGTGCGCGCGGCGGCTCACGCGTGCTGCTGTCGGCCACGGTCGCCCGGCGGCTCGCAACCAGGCGACAGTGCAGCCAGTCCCGCGACCTGGCCGGCTCAGGCGGGCGAGCCGTTCCGCAAACAACTTACGAGAAGTGGGGCCGACCGGAGACGCTCCGGTCGGCCCCACTTGTGGGCTGGTGCTGAGGTCAGAAACCTCGGTGGGTCTGGTAGTAGCCGCCGACCTGCTCGTGGTAGCCGGCGTCGCCGACGTGCTTGTCCTTGTCGAACTCGGGGGAGTCCTTGATCTGGTCCTTGGTGAGGGCGACGTAGATCTTGCGTTCGGCCTGGTCGACCGTCTTCACGGTTCCGGCCGGCAGCAGGACGTGCTTGCCGAAGATCCATACGCCGGTGTCGACGACGAGGTAGGCGGAGTTGACGTCGTCCGAGTGCTTGTCGACCTTCCCGATACTGCCGTCGGTCGCCTCGACCTTGTACCCGGTCAGGTCGGTGCCTGCGATGTGGCCGGTGGTCGCCTGGTAGCCCCAGATGTTGTCACTCATAAAGAACGGCTCCCTTGTTGAGATTCTTTGCAGCCCCGCAGTCGAACTGCGGAGTCGTACAGAGGTCATCGAATTCGGTGACGCTTTCTCAGAAAGCCGGGTGCCCTGCCTCCCGGACCCCACACATCCTCATCGGGAAGAGGAATGGATGGCTGGATTTGGCGTGCTGGAGGCATGGTTCCTGGAGGTACGGCCGTCCTCCGGGCAGTCCTCCAATGAGGTGGATACCGCGGCAGCCGGGAGCAGGCGACCGCTCCTGGGGATCGCAGGATCTGGTTCATACAGCGCCCCTGCATATATGCCTGATCCTTCACCCAGGACCCGGTCATCCGCTCCGTCAAGCCCTCGTACGGGAAGAGGGCGAGGGCTCGAGCCCGGGGCGCGCGTCGGCCCTCGGACCGCGTTCATCCGAGGAGCGAAGTCGGGGCTTTGCGCATGAAGGAACGTTCTGTAATCGTGCATCCGCCCGTGAAGCATGAAGGCCGGAAGGTGGAAGTGCACGGGGTGCTGGTGGGCAGAGCGCGCGGTCTGCGGGATGTCATTGAGGTGCTGCGGGGTGTGCGCGTTGGGAAGGGCTGGGATGAGGGCGACGTGGCCGGCTTGCCGGCGACCTTGAAGTGTGGTCAACGTGCGGCTGATCTCCGGCCCAGGGGCGCCCTGTGCAGGAGGGTCGACGGGCCGGTGAGGGTGCGCCCCGACGGGATTATGCACCGGCTTGCGGGCTGCGCGAGCTGCTGGACCAGTTCCGTGCGGATGTCGCGCACAGCGTTCCGGTGCGCGACATCCGATCCTTCTGGGCACTCTGACGGTGGCCTGCGGATGCTTGAGGGGTGGTGGTCGTTGCCGCGGCCGCACTGGACCGAAGGCCGGTGGATGGATCGCGGCGTTCTTCTCTTACGGGGGGACGGGAGTCTCCGCCCGG includes:
- a CDS encoding zinc-dependent alcohol dehydrogenase — its product is MKALAWHGKRDVRVDTVPDPEIQDPTDVIIKVTTSGLCGSDLHLYEVLGPFLDAGDILGHEPMGIVEEAGSEVVNVREGDRVVVPFNISCGTCFMCKQGLHSQCETTQVHTQGSGASLFGYTKLYGQVPGGQAEYLRVPFGNTLPIAVPPGPPDDRFVYLSDVLPTAWQAVDYAAVPPGGSVAVLGLGPIGDMCTRIAAHRGAGTVIGIDLVPERLDRVKARGAHTLNLEEHGDGIVEAVRDLTAGRGPDAVIDAVGMEAHGAAVTQAAQQMTTLLPSRLAAKLMQRVGVDRLSALYLAIELVRRGGTISLSGVYGGMADPLPLLTMFDKQIQLRMGQANVWRWVDDLLPLLTDADLLGVESFATHRLPLEQAPDAYEMFQKKQDGAVKILFNP
- a CDS encoding PRC-barrel domain-containing protein, yielding MSDNIWGYQATTGHIAGTDLTGYKVEATDGSIGKVDKHSDDVNSAYLVVDTGVWIFGKHVLLPAGTVKTVDQAERKIYVALTKDQIKDSPEFDKDKHVGDAGYHEQVGGYYQTHRGF